A region from the Leptospirillum ferriphilum ML-04 genome encodes:
- the flhA gene encoding flagellar biosynthesis protein FlhA produces the protein MASTKDSRNTSVWPAILDSRSDILILVGVVGILFIMIVPMPPLLLDLFLATNITFSLVILLVAMTTKNLLEFTIFPSILLLATLFRLSLNVASTRLILLHGQNGTGAAGHVIQSFGRFVVGGSYAVGLVLFAIFVVINFVVVTRGAGRIAEVAARFTLDALPGKQMAIDADLNSGAIKEEEARKRRKELARESEFYGAMDGASKFVRGDAVAAILILFVNILGGLVIGMVLKGLDLPEALHNYTLLTIGEGLVAQLPALIVSVAAGIVVTRAGSGNDLGSEIREQVLTRPRPLGGASGILFLLSVIPGLPHAAFFLLASVTGLMAYRRTTLEKKKAMELQAEEKTAPPPAENVETYLSLDLLELNVGYGLVDLVEGKAGSNLTDRIRGIRRQLAQEMGIIVPPIHIRDNLQLKPDEYVVLLKGAPVARWELLPDSLLAMNPGTEPVTVEGTPVKEPTFGLPATWIAPDVREEVEAQGFTVVDPLTVLSTHLTEIIRSHAAELVGRQEVQRLLDALGKDYPRLVEDLVPGQVSLGVLVSVLHALLSERVSIRDLRTILESVSDQIAAGRDSKDVTGLAEGVRQALGRSIVNPYLAGKPRSLPVVTFDRRWEDVFMKQASQTPPGSPLVLDPGLAQKLLSGLGQVMESLGRKGVQPILLVSAQTRLPVRRFLERYFSSLPVLSPMEVPKDVPIVSQEVVRFQEE, from the coding sequence ATGGCGTCCACGAAAGATAGCCGGAACACGTCGGTCTGGCCCGCCATTCTCGACAGCCGGTCGGATATCCTGATCCTGGTCGGCGTCGTGGGCATTCTGTTCATCATGATCGTCCCGATGCCTCCGTTGCTCCTGGATCTGTTTCTGGCGACGAACATCACCTTTTCCCTGGTGATTCTCCTGGTGGCGATGACGACGAAAAATCTCCTCGAATTCACGATCTTCCCGTCGATTCTCCTGTTGGCCACCCTCTTTCGTCTGTCGCTCAATGTGGCATCGACCCGCCTGATCCTGCTCCACGGCCAGAACGGAACCGGGGCGGCGGGGCACGTCATCCAGTCCTTCGGGCGGTTTGTCGTCGGCGGTTCCTACGCCGTGGGACTCGTTCTTTTTGCGATCTTCGTGGTCATCAACTTCGTCGTCGTGACGCGGGGCGCCGGCCGCATCGCGGAAGTCGCCGCGCGTTTCACGCTGGACGCCCTCCCCGGAAAGCAGATGGCGATCGATGCCGATCTGAACTCCGGAGCGATCAAGGAGGAGGAGGCCCGGAAGAGGCGCAAGGAGCTGGCAAGGGAGTCGGAATTCTACGGGGCGATGGACGGTGCCAGCAAATTTGTGCGCGGGGACGCGGTCGCCGCGATCCTGATCCTGTTCGTGAACATCCTCGGGGGACTGGTCATCGGCATGGTCCTGAAGGGGCTCGACCTTCCCGAAGCGCTGCACAACTATACACTGCTGACGATCGGGGAAGGTCTGGTGGCCCAGCTTCCCGCCCTGATCGTCTCCGTTGCCGCCGGTATCGTTGTGACGCGGGCGGGGTCTGGAAACGATCTGGGAAGCGAAATCCGCGAACAGGTCCTGACGCGACCCCGTCCCCTGGGAGGGGCCTCCGGAATCCTCTTCCTGCTGTCCGTGATCCCGGGACTTCCGCACGCGGCTTTTTTTCTGCTCGCGTCGGTGACGGGACTGATGGCCTACCGGAGGACAACGCTGGAGAAAAAGAAGGCGATGGAACTGCAGGCGGAAGAAAAAACGGCCCCTCCTCCGGCGGAAAATGTGGAAACCTATCTGTCTCTGGATCTTCTGGAACTGAATGTCGGGTACGGTCTGGTCGACCTTGTCGAGGGCAAGGCGGGAAGCAACCTGACCGACCGGATCCGGGGAATCCGTCGCCAGCTCGCCCAGGAAATGGGGATCATTGTTCCTCCCATCCACATCCGGGACAACCTCCAGCTCAAGCCGGACGAATACGTGGTCCTTTTGAAAGGGGCCCCCGTCGCCCGCTGGGAACTTCTGCCGGACAGCCTCCTGGCCATGAATCCGGGAACGGAGCCGGTCACGGTCGAGGGAACCCCTGTCAAGGAACCGACGTTTGGTCTGCCGGCCACCTGGATTGCTCCGGATGTCCGGGAAGAGGTCGAGGCCCAGGGATTTACGGTCGTCGATCCGTTGACGGTACTGTCGACCCATCTGACGGAAATCATCCGTTCCCATGCGGCGGAGCTCGTCGGGAGACAGGAAGTGCAGCGTCTTCTGGATGCTCTCGGAAAAGACTATCCCCGCCTGGTCGAGGACCTGGTTCCGGGACAGGTCTCCCTGGGCGTGCTGGTGTCGGTTCTGCACGCCCTTTTGTCCGAAAGGGTGTCCATCCGGGACTTGCGCACCATTCTGGAGTCGGTCTCCGACCAGATCGCGGCCGGACGGGATTCCAAGGATGTGACGGGACTGGCCGAAGGCGTTCGACAGGCGCTGGGACGATCCATCGTCAACCCCTATCTCGCAGGAAAACCCCGAAGCTTGCCGGTGGTCACCTTCGACCGGCGATGGGAAGACGTGTTCATGAAGCAGGCGTCCCAGACGCCTCCCGGATCTCCGCTGGTTCTGGATCCTGGGCTAGCACAGAAATTGCTTTCAGGTCTGGGGCAGGTCATGGAGAGTCTCGGTCGCAAGGGAGTCCAGCCAATTCTTCTTGTTTCCGCACAGACGCGGTTGCCTGTTCGTCGTTTTCTGGAGCGCTACTTTTCGTCTCTTCCGGTCCTTTCTCCGATGGAAGTGCCGAAAGACGTTCCGATCGTGTCCCAGGAAGTCGTTCGTTTTCAGGAGGAATGA
- a CDS encoding flagellar biosynthesis regulator FlhF, with protein sequence MVIRTFEGEDMQDVLRKVKKELGTEAVILGSQTRKRTGASRESVVVTAGLPGIDPPWLGKTPKGDPASSSDEETRQLREEVATLRETVLKFEKEWGDGAREKKREDVRSVGFLTEGADEEAIAGPKEEMDVASGLLERAGVRGDAREDLLKALRSVSYSPAEFQDPERTGSLLQYLVARQIRVSGSFLDRSPKKGALVILLAGPTGVGKTTTIAKLAAGFTLKHAKKVRLINLDTYRIGALEQLRIYGDLMGLPVDVAGTPDRFLEILGAGSVSPEDVILVDTAGMSSRETGKLRPFIDGALSQSHLDVNVSLVLAASAKTDDLGDALERFMPLSLRSLILTKLDETTCLGSVYPFLSRAPVPVSYVTTGQRVPDDIEVAHPGKLSQWILGGFR encoded by the coding sequence ATGGTCATCCGGACGTTCGAAGGGGAGGATATGCAGGATGTCCTCCGGAAGGTCAAGAAAGAACTCGGCACGGAGGCCGTCATCCTGGGTTCCCAGACCCGAAAAAGGACGGGAGCCTCCCGGGAGAGCGTCGTCGTGACGGCGGGACTTCCGGGGATTGATCCGCCCTGGCTTGGAAAGACTCCCAAAGGCGATCCGGCGTCCTCTTCCGACGAGGAAACCCGCCAGTTGCGCGAGGAGGTCGCCACCCTCCGGGAAACAGTCCTGAAGTTCGAAAAAGAGTGGGGCGACGGGGCCCGGGAAAAGAAAAGGGAGGATGTCCGATCTGTCGGATTCCTGACGGAAGGGGCGGATGAGGAGGCAATTGCTGGCCCGAAAGAGGAGATGGATGTGGCGTCCGGTCTTCTGGAGCGCGCCGGTGTCCGGGGCGACGCCCGCGAGGATCTTCTGAAGGCGCTCCGATCCGTCTCCTACTCCCCGGCGGAATTCCAGGATCCCGAACGGACAGGATCACTTCTGCAGTATCTGGTGGCCCGCCAGATCCGGGTTTCCGGATCATTTCTGGACCGGTCCCCGAAAAAGGGGGCTCTGGTGATTCTTCTGGCGGGACCGACCGGTGTGGGGAAGACCACGACGATCGCGAAACTCGCGGCCGGATTTACGCTGAAGCATGCGAAAAAAGTCCGTCTCATCAATCTCGATACCTACCGGATCGGGGCTCTGGAGCAGCTCCGGATCTACGGGGACCTGATGGGGCTTCCCGTCGACGTCGCCGGAACCCCCGACCGATTTCTCGAGATTCTTGGAGCCGGTTCGGTTTCTCCGGAAGACGTCATCCTCGTGGATACGGCGGGCATGTCCTCGCGGGAAACGGGGAAACTCAGGCCCTTCATTGACGGTGCCCTGTCCCAGTCCCATCTGGATGTGAACGTGTCTCTCGTGCTCGCGGCTTCGGCGAAAACGGACGATCTCGGGGACGCCCTGGAGCGTTTCATGCCGCTGTCGTTACGCTCCCTGATCCTCACCAAGCTCGACGAAACCACTTGTCTGGGGTCTGTTTATCCGTTTTTGTCCAGGGCGCCGGTACCGGTCTCTTATGTGACGACAGGCCAGCGTGTTCCGGACGATATCGAGGTGGCCCATCCGGGCAAGTTGTCCCAATGGATTCTGGGAGGGTTCCGATAG